A stretch of the Acyrthosiphon pisum isolate AL4f chromosome A2, pea_aphid_22Mar2018_4r6ur, whole genome shotgun sequence genome encodes the following:
- the LOC100161314 gene encoding O-glucosyltransferase rumi homolog, protein MYTVYIVLFHLLNVIVCQHDHGHSKTMYDKLSNQIISKINKAKKEYTSCESKNGTCFFPNILKDLEPFKDGITHEMITAAADKGTRYMIFNHDLYRETKCMFPARCEGIEHFLSKIQLNTPDVEFILNTRDWPQIIKHYGDPKPVFSFSKTDDYADIMYPAWSFWSGGPAIKLHPSGLGRWDSLRKSILKQSEQWPWKRKISKGFFRGSRTSEQRDSLILLSRNEPELVDAAYTKNQAWKSDKDTLFAPPADEISLEDHCQYKYLFNFRGVAASFRFKHLFLCKSLVFHVGEEWKEFFYQFMKPWYHYVPINPNASENDIKNILVFFKEHDDLAKEISERGYRFIRTHLRMKDVSWYWETLLHEYAKLLKYKPKLDNELNPVNR, encoded by the exons atgtaCACTGTgtacattgttttatttcatttattgaatGTTATTGTATGTCAACATGATCATGGCCATTCCAAAACAATGTATGACAaat TATCCAACCAAATTATTAGCAAAATTAACAAAGCTAAAAAAGAATACACTTCTTGTGAATCAAAGAATGGAACATGTTTTTTCCCAAACATCTTAAAAGATCTAGAGCCATTTAAAGATGGTATTACCCATGAAATGATAACTGCAGCAGCAGACAA agGAACTcgttatatgatttttaatcatGACTTATACAGAGAAACAAAGTGCATGTTTCCAGCCCGTTGTGAaggtattgaacattttttaagtaaaattcaattaaatactCCAGACGTTGAGTTCATATTAAATACACGAGATTGGcctcaaataataaaacattatggTGATCCTAAACCGGTTTTTTCCTTTAGCAAG ACAGATGATTATGCTGATATAATGTATCCTGCTTGGTCTTTTTGGAGTGGAGGGCCAGCAATTAAACTGCATCCATCAGGACTTGGTCGATGGGATTCTCTGAGAAAATCTATTTTGAAACAATCAGAACAATGGCCATGGAAACGTAAAATTTCGAAAGGGTTTTTTCGAGGTTCTAGAACTAGTGAACAACGTGATTCGCTCATACTTTTATCAAGAAATGAACCAGAACTAGTAGATGCCGCATATACAAAAAATCAAGCCTGGAAATCTGATAAG gataCACTTTTTGCTCCACCAGCAGATGAAATATCATTAGAAGACCATTGTCAATATAAATACTTGTTTAATTTCCGAGGTGTGGCAGCTAGTTTTCGCTTCAAACatctttttttatgtaaaagtcTTGTTTTTCATGTTGGAGAAGAATGGAAGGAGTTTTTCTATCAATTTATGAAACCTTGGTATCATTATGTCCCAATAAATCCAAATGCATCCGAAAATGATATTAA aaatattttagtatttttcaaagAGCATGACGATTTAGCCAAAGAAATTTCAGAACGAGGTTATAGATTTATCAGAACGCATTTAAGAATGAAAGATGTATCATGGTATTGGGAAACACTGCTGCATGAATATGCCAAATTATTGAAGTACAAACCAAAACTAGACAATGAACTTAACCCAGTTAATAGGTGA
- the LOC100164721 gene encoding STE20/SPS1-related proline-alanine-rich protein kinase isoform X2, translating to MATPSSTTTTSSSNATAADNAPLTAAAASSAAAAASIVWPNTRDSYELREVIGVGATATVHCAYCKPRQEKCAIKKINLEKWNTSMDELTKEIQAMSWCQHENVVTYHTSFVVGDELWLVLRLLEGGSLLDILKHKMRTSDCRHGVLDEATIATVLREVLKGLEYFHSNSQIHRDIKAGNILLGEDGTVQIADFGVSAWLTTGYDTNRQKVRHTFVGTPCWMAPEVMEQDHGYDFKADIWSLGITAIELATGTAPYHKYPPMKVLMLTLQNDPPTLDTGADHKDQYKAYGKTFRKLITDCLQKDPTKRPTATELLKHPIFKKAKDKKYLQSTLIAIGPSLETRVQKASKRQPGTSGRLHRTITGEWTWSSEEECDGQSSDDECQEKPLNKLIEVPQSSDSEHESGDEHLNLVLRMRNSNRELNDIRFEFLLGNDTPDGISTELVGAGLVDGRDADVIAMNLRVLIGNQTRDRPVTFALVSGCNSDETPDEKMLVGYAQLSYAD from the exons ATGGCGACGCCGTCGTCGACGACGACCACCAGCAGCAGCAATGCCACAGCCGCGGACAACGCACCATTGACGGCAGCCGCCGCTTCTTCAGCTGCCGCCGCGGCTTCTATCGTCTGGCCGAACACCCGCGACAGTTACGAACTCCGCGAAGTCATTG GTGTTGGTGCTACAGCTACTGTTCATTGTGCTTATTGTAAGCCTCGTCAAGAGAAATGTGccattaagaaaataaatttagaaaaatggaATACCAGCATGGATGAATTaaca AAAGAAATACAAGCTATGTCATGGTGCCAGCATGAAAATGTTGTAACGTATCATACTAGTTTTGTAGTTGGTGATGAATTATGGTTAGTATTACGTTTACTAGAAGGGGGTTCATTGCTTGACATACTTAAACATAAAATGCGCACAAGTGATTGTCGTCATGGTGTTCTTGATGAAGCTACTATTGCAACTGTTTTAAGAGAAGTTTTGAAGGGCTTGGAATATTTCCATTCTAATAGTCAAATTCATAG AGATATAAAGGCTGGAAATATTCTTCTGGGTGAAGATGGAACGGTTCAAATAGCTGATTTTGGAGTGAGTGCATGGTTAACGACTGGTTATGATACTAATCGTCAGAAGGTTCGACACACATTTGTTGGCACACCCTGCTGGATGGCTCCGGAAGTCATGGAACAG gaCCACGGATATGACTTCAAAGCAGACATTTGGTCATTGGGAATAACAGCCATTGAGTTAGCTACTGGAACAGCACCATATCACAAGTATCCACCAATGAAGGTTCTTATGTTGACACTTCAGAATGATCCACCTACATTAGATACTGGTGCTGACCATAAAGATCAATACAAAGCTTATGGCAAAACTTTTCGGAAACTTATTACTGATTGTTTGCAAAAGGATCCTACTAAaag gCCAACAGCTACTGAACTTCTCAAACATCCAATTTTTAAGAAAGCCAAAGATAAAAAATACCTTCAATCAACTTTAATTGCTATTGGCCCTAGTTTAGAAACTAGAGTAcaaaag GCATCAAAAAGACAACCGGGCACATCTGGCAGATTGCATAGAACAATAACTGGAGAGTGGACATGGTCATCTGAAGAAGAATGTGATGGGCAGTCATCTGATGATGAG tgtcaagaaaaaccattaaataaattaattgaggTCCCTCAATCATCTGATAGTGAACATGAAAGTGGCGATGAACACTTAAATCTTGTTCTACGTATGAg aaACTCCAATCGTGAACTTAATGATATTCGATTCGAGTTCTTGTTGGGAAATGATACCCCTGATGGTATTTCTACTGAACTAGTGGGAGCTGGATTGGTAGATGGCAGAGATGCTGATGTAATAGCTATGAACTTACGTGTGCTGATAGGTAATCAAACTCGCGATAGACCAGTTACTTTTGCTCTT GTATCTGGCTGCAACAGTGATGAAACACCAGATGAGAAAATGCTAGTTGGTTATGCCCAGCTGTCTTATGCAGATTGA
- the LOC100164721 gene encoding STE20/SPS1-related proline-alanine-rich protein kinase isoform X1 yields MATPSSTTTTSSSNATAADNAPLTAAAASSAAAAASIVWPNTRDSYELREVIGVGATATVHCAYCKPRQEKCAIKKINLEKWNTSMDELTKEIQAMSWCQHENVVTYHTSFVVGDELWLVLRLLEGGSLLDILKHKMRTSDCRHGVLDEATIATVLREVLKGLEYFHSNSQIHRDIKAGNILLGEDGTVQIADFGVSAWLTTGYDTNRQKVRHTFVGTPCWMAPEVMEQVHTDHGYDFKADIWSLGITAIELATGTAPYHKYPPMKVLMLTLQNDPPTLDTGADHKDQYKAYGKTFRKLITDCLQKDPTKRPTATELLKHPIFKKAKDKKYLQSTLIAIGPSLETRVQKASKRQPGTSGRLHRTITGEWTWSSEEECDGQSSDDECQEKPLNKLIEVPQSSDSEHESGDEHLNLVLRMRNSNRELNDIRFEFLLGNDTPDGISTELVGAGLVDGRDADVIAMNLRVLIGNQTRDRPVTFALVSGCNSDETPDEKMLVGYAQLSYAD; encoded by the exons ATGGCGACGCCGTCGTCGACGACGACCACCAGCAGCAGCAATGCCACAGCCGCGGACAACGCACCATTGACGGCAGCCGCCGCTTCTTCAGCTGCCGCCGCGGCTTCTATCGTCTGGCCGAACACCCGCGACAGTTACGAACTCCGCGAAGTCATTG GTGTTGGTGCTACAGCTACTGTTCATTGTGCTTATTGTAAGCCTCGTCAAGAGAAATGTGccattaagaaaataaatttagaaaaatggaATACCAGCATGGATGAATTaaca AAAGAAATACAAGCTATGTCATGGTGCCAGCATGAAAATGTTGTAACGTATCATACTAGTTTTGTAGTTGGTGATGAATTATGGTTAGTATTACGTTTACTAGAAGGGGGTTCATTGCTTGACATACTTAAACATAAAATGCGCACAAGTGATTGTCGTCATGGTGTTCTTGATGAAGCTACTATTGCAACTGTTTTAAGAGAAGTTTTGAAGGGCTTGGAATATTTCCATTCTAATAGTCAAATTCATAG AGATATAAAGGCTGGAAATATTCTTCTGGGTGAAGATGGAACGGTTCAAATAGCTGATTTTGGAGTGAGTGCATGGTTAACGACTGGTTATGATACTAATCGTCAGAAGGTTCGACACACATTTGTTGGCACACCCTGCTGGATGGCTCCGGAAGTCATGGAACAGGTACACACG gaCCACGGATATGACTTCAAAGCAGACATTTGGTCATTGGGAATAACAGCCATTGAGTTAGCTACTGGAACAGCACCATATCACAAGTATCCACCAATGAAGGTTCTTATGTTGACACTTCAGAATGATCCACCTACATTAGATACTGGTGCTGACCATAAAGATCAATACAAAGCTTATGGCAAAACTTTTCGGAAACTTATTACTGATTGTTTGCAAAAGGATCCTACTAAaag gCCAACAGCTACTGAACTTCTCAAACATCCAATTTTTAAGAAAGCCAAAGATAAAAAATACCTTCAATCAACTTTAATTGCTATTGGCCCTAGTTTAGAAACTAGAGTAcaaaag GCATCAAAAAGACAACCGGGCACATCTGGCAGATTGCATAGAACAATAACTGGAGAGTGGACATGGTCATCTGAAGAAGAATGTGATGGGCAGTCATCTGATGATGAG tgtcaagaaaaaccattaaataaattaattgaggTCCCTCAATCATCTGATAGTGAACATGAAAGTGGCGATGAACACTTAAATCTTGTTCTACGTATGAg aaACTCCAATCGTGAACTTAATGATATTCGATTCGAGTTCTTGTTGGGAAATGATACCCCTGATGGTATTTCTACTGAACTAGTGGGAGCTGGATTGGTAGATGGCAGAGATGCTGATGTAATAGCTATGAACTTACGTGTGCTGATAGGTAATCAAACTCGCGATAGACCAGTTACTTTTGCTCTT GTATCTGGCTGCAACAGTGATGAAACACCAGATGAGAAAATGCTAGTTGGTTATGCCCAGCTGTCTTATGCAGATTGA